Proteins encoded together in one Chryseobacterium taklimakanense window:
- the miaA gene encoding tRNA (adenosine(37)-N6)-dimethylallyltransferase MiaA: protein MKTLISIIGTTGIGKTRLAIDIARHLGTEIISCDSRQFFKEMKIGTAAPTSEELNEVQHHFIGNLSAEEYYSIGQFEIDALKKLGELFQKNENVVMVGGSMMYEKAVIEGLNDLPEANTENQEKLEEIWHKDGLDGLKLILKDLDKDYFETVDQENPRRLLRAIDVIWQTGQKYSDLISEPKAQRNFQTIRIGIEAPREIIYERINSRVDKMIEDGLVEEVKSLIKLKENVALQTVGYTEIFKYLLGEWDLNYAVSEIKKNSRRFAKRQLTWYRKEENIHWVSFQNSKEEALSLLNNFGI, encoded by the coding sequence GTGAAAACCCTGATCTCAATAATTGGAACCACCGGAATCGGAAAAACAAGGCTGGCAATCGATATTGCAAGGCATTTGGGAACTGAGATCATTTCTTGTGATTCCCGGCAGTTTTTCAAAGAAATGAAAATCGGTACCGCTGCGCCGACATCTGAAGAACTCAATGAAGTTCAGCACCACTTTATCGGTAACCTTTCGGCAGAAGAATACTACTCCATCGGCCAGTTTGAAATAGATGCTTTAAAAAAACTCGGTGAACTTTTTCAAAAAAATGAAAATGTAGTGATGGTTGGTGGCAGTATGATGTACGAAAAAGCCGTTATTGAAGGACTGAACGATTTACCGGAAGCCAATACCGAAAATCAGGAGAAGCTTGAAGAAATATGGCACAAAGACGGCCTCGACGGTCTTAAACTGATTTTGAAAGATCTCGACAAAGATTATTTTGAAACAGTAGACCAGGAAAATCCCAGACGTTTACTCCGTGCCATAGACGTGATATGGCAAACGGGACAGAAATATTCCGATCTCATTTCTGAACCTAAAGCCCAGCGCAATTTCCAGACTATAAGGATAGGAATTGAAGCGCCGCGCGAAATCATTTATGAGAGAATAAACTCGAGAGTGGATAAAATGATTGAAGACGGACTTGTGGAAGAGGTAAAATCTTTAATTAAATTAAAAGAAAATGTCGCCCTTCAGACCGTTGGATACACCGAAATTTTTAAATACCTGCTTGGTGAATGGGATCTGAATTATGCAGTTTCCGAAATCAAAAAAAATTCACGCCGGTTTGCAAAAAGGCAGCTTACCTGGTACCGGAAAGAAGAAAACATCCATTGGGTTTCTTTTCAGAATTCTAAAGAAGAAGCCCTATCTTTGCTGAATAATTTTGGTATTTAA
- a CDS encoding YkvA family protein: MKYKKVELLKEAIKHKGFIQKVPVIWRMVKLWRKGEYKTSAIDIVLPLLGLLYVISPIDLIPEIAVPFIGSLDDLAVLAVIIPKLMKEVDKFLLWEAMQKEGITTIDVEEVK, encoded by the coding sequence ATGAAATACAAAAAAGTAGAATTATTGAAGGAAGCCATCAAACACAAAGGCTTTATACAAAAAGTGCCTGTAATTTGGCGTATGGTCAAGCTGTGGAGAAAAGGTGAATACAAGACCAGTGCAATAGATATCGTATTGCCGCTTCTTGGACTTTTGTATGTGATCTCTCCCATCGATTTAATCCCAGAAATTGCTGTTCCGTTTATCGGATCGCTTGATGATTTGGCAGTTTTGGCTGTTATCATTCCAAAGCTGATGAAAGAAGTTGACAAATTCCTCCTTTGGGAAGCGATGCAGAAAGAGGGCATCACCACCATAGATGTAGAGGAAGTAAAATAA
- a CDS encoding TlpA family protein disulfide reductase codes for MKKNIIYIVLFAALAAIAFIPGVKNLFFPVAEIESAVTVDEADYDIHLKGINTNSTNLKNFRGKKLLFLNFWGTWCAPCREEWPTIQKLYDSKKDKADFVLIAMMDKEDNVRKFLKENNYTVPVYIAESPINEKILPKVFPTTFLLDKNGRILQKENTTKDWNSKSVHEFIDNVSK; via the coding sequence TTGAAAAAAAACATCATTTATATCGTTTTGTTCGCAGCTTTGGCTGCTATTGCATTTATTCCCGGCGTTAAAAATTTATTTTTTCCCGTGGCTGAAATTGAAAGTGCAGTGACCGTGGATGAAGCCGATTACGACATCCATCTCAAGGGCATCAATACCAACAGCACGAATCTGAAAAACTTCAGAGGCAAAAAATTGCTGTTTCTGAATTTTTGGGGAACCTGGTGTGCGCCCTGCCGAGAAGAATGGCCAACCATTCAGAAACTTTACGATTCCAAAAAAGATAAAGCAGACTTTGTGCTTATTGCAATGATGGATAAGGAAGACAACGTGAGAAAATTTCTCAAAGAAAACAATTATACTGTACCCGTATATATCGCAGAAAGCCCCATAAACGAAAAGATTTTACCAAAGGTTTTCCCAACGACTTTTTTGCTGGATAAAAACGGCAGGATTTTGCAAAAAGAAAACACCACGAAAGACTGGAACAGCAAGTCCGTGCACGAATTTATTGATAACGTTTCCAAATAA
- a CDS encoding thioredoxin family protein, whose amino-acid sequence MNLKNYWDKAISFDDYMNVAEERFNNNPDPNDHYQEYYELGLQRMNRTLKTFKAHEEQLQTLKSKNFKGKILIISEPWCGDASATVPAVYEFFKSHNEVKVFLRDSDSSLIDLFLTNGTQSIPIVILLDDSYNVINHWGPRPEYGTELLKKFKADPESYPREEFYNDLQVYYAKNKGKDAVDEILNLI is encoded by the coding sequence ATGAATCTTAAAAATTACTGGGACAAAGCCATCAGTTTTGACGATTATATGAATGTCGCGGAAGAACGCTTCAACAATAATCCTGACCCCAATGACCATTATCAGGAGTATTACGAACTCGGGCTGCAGCGGATGAACCGCACGCTTAAAACGTTTAAGGCGCATGAAGAGCAATTACAGACTTTGAAATCTAAAAATTTTAAAGGTAAAATTTTAATCATTTCAGAACCCTGGTGTGGTGACGCAAGCGCTACAGTGCCGGCTGTATATGAATTTTTTAAGAGCCACAACGAGGTGAAGGTTTTCCTTCGTGACAGCGATTCTTCGTTGATTGATCTGTTTTTAACCAACGGCACGCAGTCCATCCCGATCGTGATTTTGCTCGATGACAGTTATAATGTCATCAACCATTGGGGGCCAAGGCCTGAATATGGCACGGAACTCCTGAAAAAATTCAAAGCCGATCCGGAAAGTTATCCGCGGGAAGAATTCTACAACGACCTGCAGGTTTATTACGCTAAAAACAAAGGGAAGGATGCCGTCGATGAAATCCTGAATCTGATTTAA
- the aroC gene encoding chorismate synthase, with product MLTLGNFLTLSTFGESHGIAYGGIITNFPAGLKVGLDKIQNELDRRKPGQSAIVTQRKESDTVRFLSGIFEGKTTGTPIGYIIENENQKSKDYDHIAKAYRPSHADFTYDQKFGIRDYRGGGKSSARETVNWVVAGALAKQLLPEIEINAYVSSVGDIFCEKPYQELDFSKTESNEVRCPDQHTAEKMISKIKEIKKEGNTIGGTVTCVIKNVPAGIGEPVFGKLQAELAKAMMNINAAKGFEYGSGFCGARMTGKEHNDLFNEDFSTKTNLSGGIQGGISNGMDIYFRVAFKPVATVLRPQESIDSEGNPVTVEGKGRHDPCVVPRAVPIVENLVAFVLADLYLINKIRKI from the coding sequence ATGTTAACATTAGGAAATTTTCTTACACTTTCAACCTTCGGTGAGAGCCACGGAATAGCTTACGGCGGAATCATCACCAATTTTCCGGCAGGTTTAAAGGTCGGGCTTGATAAAATTCAAAATGAACTGGACCGAAGAAAACCGGGACAAAGCGCCATTGTAACCCAGCGTAAAGAAAGTGACACGGTAAGATTTCTTTCAGGAATCTTCGAAGGAAAAACTACGGGAACTCCGATTGGTTACATTATCGAGAACGAAAATCAGAAATCTAAAGACTACGATCATATTGCAAAAGCATACCGTCCAAGCCACGCAGATTTTACTTACGATCAAAAATTCGGAATCCGGGATTACCGCGGCGGCGGAAAATCTTCTGCCCGTGAGACGGTAAACTGGGTAGTAGCTGGCGCTTTAGCAAAGCAGCTGCTTCCCGAAATAGAAATTAATGCTTACGTATCTTCCGTAGGGGATATTTTTTGTGAAAAACCTTATCAGGAACTTGATTTTTCAAAAACAGAAAGCAATGAGGTCCGTTGCCCAGACCAGCACACGGCTGAAAAGATGATCTCAAAAATCAAAGAAATCAAGAAAGAAGGCAATACAATCGGCGGCACGGTTACCTGTGTCATAAAAAATGTTCCTGCTGGTATCGGCGAGCCGGTTTTTGGGAAGTTGCAGGCAGAGTTGGCAAAAGCGATGATGAATATCAATGCGGCGAAAGGTTTTGAATACGGCAGCGGATTTTGCGGCGCGAGAATGACCGGTAAAGAACACAATGATCTTTTCAATGAAGATTTTTCAACAAAAACTAATCTTTCTGGCGGAATTCAGGGTGGTATTTCAAATGGGATGGATATTTATTTCCGTGTTGCATTCAAACCTGTCGCGACTGTTCTGCGGCCTCAGGAAAGCATCGATTCTGAAGGAAACCCAGTTACCGTAGAAGGAAAAGGCAGGCACGATCCCTGTGTAGTGCCACGTGCAGTGCCGATTGTAGAGAATCTGGTGGCTTTTGTACTGGCAGATTTGTACCTCATCAATAAAATTCGCAAAATTTAA
- a CDS encoding LIC_10190 family membrane protein, which yields MLYLLFTAILLLAAFSGIGSISEKLFKIRNEFISLRILISMTVLATAFTAFSFFGPINIYVEVPILFLGTAAFFYFKDYLKYWDLMVSYNHLFLAGLFIILFAGSFYPFILDHFGYYVPTIKWISEFGLVKGISNLDLLLGQMSVWHIFQAGFSSFSDIFLRMNAILLIVYLIYSIERKSWIHLIFIPVLFFFAQSPSPDLAVIIFSLMILNEIFAANKNRALLFVLSTFVFAIKPTMIWVPIFTFLYILLELKGSIKALIPGFLLLIVFVIKNLWTFGYPVFPVQIGSMGLSWMPNKEILRISSEIAIQKTYDMQYSAEEISKFTFWDYVKNWFSIKGLKSKIHILFIATLIIFTVFCFLKKKRIYTSLLVSILIKSFVVLLFSAQYRFFIDVFFVSAFILFYEKISRKTAVIFFTTLSLTAFLFLSFPTVLKTLVPSFRLGNFMLGFQKSQIIKPSHFKLERYKTYQIGNLRFNVAEGYPFSFDTPLPAISPQFLQEDYDAGIFPQKISDDIKDGFQWIKMSDQQKLQLKKVLEELKQK from the coding sequence ATGCTGTATCTCTTATTTACTGCCATTCTACTGTTGGCAGCCTTTTCCGGAATCGGCTCGATAAGCGAAAAACTGTTCAAGATAAGAAATGAATTTATTTCCCTGCGGATTTTGATTTCGATGACGGTTCTGGCGACAGCTTTTACAGCGTTTTCATTTTTCGGCCCCATCAATATTTATGTTGAAGTGCCCATACTCTTTTTGGGAACAGCAGCTTTTTTTTACTTTAAAGATTACCTGAAATACTGGGATCTAATGGTTTCATATAACCACTTATTTCTCGCCGGTCTATTTATTATACTATTTGCAGGTTCCTTTTATCCATTCATTCTGGATCATTTTGGGTATTATGTTCCTACAATAAAATGGATCAGTGAGTTTGGACTCGTTAAGGGGATTTCGAATTTAGATTTACTCTTGGGGCAGATGTCGGTTTGGCATATATTTCAGGCAGGATTCTCATCGTTCTCAGACATTTTCCTCAGAATGAATGCCATACTTTTGATTGTTTACCTGATTTATAGCATTGAGCGTAAAAGCTGGATCCATTTAATTTTCATTCCGGTTTTATTTTTCTTCGCACAATCACCAAGCCCAGATTTAGCGGTAATTATTTTTTCATTGATGATTTTGAATGAAATATTCGCGGCAAACAAAAACCGGGCTTTATTATTTGTACTGTCAACATTCGTTTTTGCAATAAAACCGACGATGATTTGGGTTCCGATTTTTACTTTTCTTTATATTTTATTGGAATTAAAAGGAAGTATAAAAGCACTGATTCCCGGGTTTTTGTTATTAATTGTTTTTGTTATTAAAAATCTGTGGACTTTCGGCTATCCTGTCTTTCCGGTGCAAATTGGCAGTATGGGATTAAGCTGGATGCCCAATAAAGAAATTTTAAGAATATCATCAGAAATTGCAATCCAGAAGACTTACGATATGCAGTATTCTGCAGAAGAAATCAGCAAATTCACGTTTTGGGATTATGTGAAAAATTGGTTTTCAATAAAAGGTCTCAAATCCAAAATTCATATACTTTTCATTGCGACCCTTATCATTTTTACAGTTTTCTGCTTTTTAAAAAAGAAAAGAATTTACACTTCTCTGTTGGTTTCCATCCTGATAAAAAGCTTTGTCGTGCTGCTTTTCTCTGCCCAATACCGGTTTTTTATTGATGTTTTTTTTGTGAGTGCCTTCATCCTGTTTTATGAGAAGATCAGCAGAAAAACGGCAGTAATATTCTTTACAACACTCAGCTTAACAGCCTTTTTGTTTCTTTCATTTCCAACGGTTTTAAAAACTCTGGTTCCAAGTTTCAGGTTGGGGAACTTTATGCTGGGTTTTCAAAAGTCTCAGATTATTAAACCTTCACATTTCAAGCTCGAAAGATATAAGACATACCAGATTGGTAATTTGAGATTTAATGTTGCGGAGGGATACCCGTTCAGTTTTGACACGCCTTTGCCAGCAATCTCCCCACAATTTTTGCAGGAAGATTATGACGCCGGCATTTTCCCTCAAAAAATTAGTGACGATATCAAGGATGGTTTTCAATGGATAAAAATGAGTGATCAGCAGAAACTTCAACTGAAAAAAGTTCTTGAAGAACTCAAACAGAAATAA
- a CDS encoding YMGG-like glycine zipper-containing protein — MKNIILAGAASVLMLTACKKEEAVATKTLEQEKMEYQARQLEIERQKLAIEKEKIAFERAKDSIAKVEQANQRAAVAAAAPVRERVVERTVYRDAPARKSSSRTYASSSAGSNAGTSSGTYSAPQTQQRQGMSKAAKGTIIGTVGGAAAGAIINKKNRGAGAVIGGIIGGATGYTIGRSQDRRDGRVQ, encoded by the coding sequence ATGAAAAATATAATTTTAGCAGGAGCCGCGTCAGTACTTATGCTGACAGCCTGTAAAAAAGAAGAAGCTGTTGCTACGAAAACTTTGGAGCAGGAAAAAATGGAGTACCAGGCAAGGCAGTTAGAAATTGAGAGGCAAAAATTAGCGATTGAAAAGGAAAAAATTGCATTCGAAAGAGCTAAGGACAGTATTGCCAAGGTAGAACAGGCCAATCAACGTGCCGCTGTAGCAGCTGCTGCTCCGGTAAGAGAAAGAGTGGTTGAAAGAACTGTTTACAGAGATGCTCCCGCAAGAAAATCAAGCTCAAGAACTTACGCGAGCAGCTCAGCAGGATCTAATGCAGGAACCAGTTCAGGTACATATTCAGCGCCACAGACTCAGCAAAGACAAGGTATGAGTAAAGCAGCAAAAGGTACTATTATCGGTACCGTAGGTGGTGCCGCCGCAGGTGCGATCATCAACAAGAAAAACAGAGGTGCTGGCGCAGTGATCGGTGGTATTATCGGTGGTGCAACCGGTTATACAATTGGTAGATCACAGGATAGAAGAGACGGTAGAGTTCAGTAA
- the ribB gene encoding 3,4-dihydroxy-2-butanone-4-phosphate synthase, with translation MSDIKLNTIPEAIEDLRNGKIIIVVDDEDRENEGDFLSAAELTTPEIINFMTIHGRGLICTPLPEKRCDELGLDIMVTRSSDPKETAFTISVDLLGEGVSTGISASDRAKTILALMNDNTKPSDFMRPGHIFPLRARKGGVLKRAGHTEAAIDLTKLAGLKEGGVICEIMNDDGTMARLPQLAELAKKHDLKIVSIEDLIQYQLQKGNLIERIEERQVKTHYGDFDFYAFRETSTDQIHFAFTKGNWSPDEPVLVRVQASNSYFDVLSRFISGEKPLLEKVTQMINEEGKGALIFINNVSNNENTMRKLQQFLNYQDGQEKRPTLAYNFRDYGIGTQILKNLGINKFRVITQNPGLKPLVGGYGVEVTEMVEL, from the coding sequence ATGTCAGACATTAAACTCAATACCATTCCCGAGGCAATTGAAGATCTGCGGAATGGAAAAATCATCATTGTAGTAGATGATGAAGACCGTGAAAACGAAGGCGATTTTCTCTCAGCAGCAGAACTCACAACTCCTGAAATCATTAATTTTATGACCATCCATGGGCGTGGTTTGATTTGTACACCACTTCCTGAAAAGCGTTGTGATGAACTTGGCCTCGACATTATGGTGACCAGAAGCAGCGATCCTAAGGAAACTGCTTTCACCATTTCTGTAGATTTGTTGGGCGAGGGCGTATCTACAGGAATTTCTGCCAGCGACAGGGCAAAAACGATTCTTGCTTTGATGAATGACAATACCAAGCCGAGCGATTTTATGCGTCCCGGACATATTTTTCCGCTGCGTGCAAGAAAAGGCGGCGTCTTGAAAAGAGCGGGCCACACTGAAGCTGCCATAGATCTCACCAAATTAGCCGGATTGAAGGAGGGCGGAGTAATCTGCGAAATTATGAATGATGACGGAACGATGGCGCGCTTACCACAATTGGCAGAACTGGCAAAAAAACATGATTTAAAAATCGTTTCTATTGAAGATCTCATTCAGTACCAACTGCAAAAAGGAAATTTAATTGAAAGAATTGAGGAGCGCCAGGTGAAAACACATTATGGGGATTTTGATTTCTATGCTTTTAGGGAAACAAGTACAGATCAGATTCATTTTGCTTTCACAAAAGGAAACTGGTCTCCGGATGAGCCGGTCTTGGTGCGTGTACAGGCTTCAAATTCTTACTTTGATGTGTTAAGCCGATTCATTAGTGGTGAAAAGCCTTTGCTTGAAAAAGTCACACAAATGATTAATGAGGAAGGGAAAGGCGCGCTGATCTTCATCAATAATGTTTCTAATAACGAAAACACTATGCGGAAGCTCCAGCAGTTTCTTAATTATCAGGACGGGCAGGAGAAACGACCGACTTTAGCCTATAACTTCCGTGATTATGGAATCGGAACGCAAATCCTTAAAAATCTGGGGATCAACAAATTCCGGGTTATTACGCAAAATCCTGGTCTGAAGCCGCTGGTAGGGGGCTACGGTGTTGAGGTTACGGAAATGGTGGAGTTGTAA
- the fmt gene encoding methionyl-tRNA formyltransferase gives MKPLKVVFFGTPEFARTSLEAIHNSQHEVVGVVTVADKASGRGQKINQSPVKIYAESQKLPVFQPEKLRNRQFLEELKNLDADVFVVVAFRMMPRVLFEMPALGTFNLHASLLPDYRGAAPINFAIINGENRTGATTFFINEKIDEGNILLQNEIEILPEDNAGTLHDKLMVLGAELVVKTLNGLAENSIEEKPQPQVDEPKNAFKIFKEDTKIKWDNNSESIHNFIRGMSPYPCAFTVLNIGEEQKSLKIFSGKYTLELHKNEVGTLEISKNNFRIYTEDGFYEPQEVQLEGKKRMNVKDFLNGFRNFDEIKMA, from the coding sequence ATGAAACCATTGAAAGTCGTATTCTTCGGCACTCCAGAATTTGCCAGAACCTCACTCGAAGCCATCCACAATTCTCAACACGAAGTCGTTGGTGTAGTAACCGTTGCAGATAAAGCGAGCGGCCGCGGACAAAAAATCAATCAGTCACCGGTTAAGATATATGCTGAATCCCAAAAACTTCCTGTTTTTCAACCCGAGAAGTTAAGAAATCGCCAATTTTTAGAGGAACTGAAAAATCTTGATGCCGATGTGTTTGTAGTTGTGGCCTTCAGGATGATGCCGAGGGTTCTTTTTGAGATGCCTGCGCTCGGGACATTCAATCTTCATGCCTCTCTCCTTCCCGATTATCGCGGTGCGGCGCCAATTAATTTTGCAATCATCAATGGTGAAAATAGAACCGGAGCAACCACCTTTTTCATTAATGAAAAAATTGATGAAGGAAATATTCTTTTACAAAACGAAATAGAAATTTTACCAGAAGACAATGCCGGGACTTTGCACGACAAGCTTATGGTCTTAGGCGCGGAACTGGTAGTAAAAACACTGAACGGATTAGCGGAGAACTCCATTGAGGAAAAACCTCAGCCGCAAGTTGATGAGCCCAAAAATGCTTTTAAAATCTTCAAAGAAGATACAAAAATTAAATGGGATAATAACTCTGAAAGCATCCACAATTTCATAAGAGGAATGTCACCTTACCCTTGTGCTTTTACAGTTTTAAATATTGGTGAAGAACAAAAATCATTAAAAATTTTCTCTGGAAAATACACTTTGGAGCTACATAAAAATGAAGTTGGAACTCTTGAAATTTCAAAAAATAATTTTAGAATCTACACTGAAGACGGTTTCTATGAGCCGCAGGAAGTACAGCTCGAAGGAAAGAAAAGAATGAATGTAAAAGATTTTCTGAACGGTTTCAGAAATTTTGATGAAATAAAAATGGCCTGA
- a CDS encoding RecQ family ATP-dependent DNA helicase, with the protein MISTKEFEKLKYETLKYFWGYDSFRDSQEDIINSIISCKDTLALLPTGAGKSLCYQLPALIQQGTCIVISPLVALMRDQVSQLKKRGIEAEFLSSELEEAEAETIFNNCKDGLTKLLYVSPERLANAQFLQNIEEVEISFIAVDEAHCISEWGQDFRPSYQNIKTFKEQFKDVPCLALTATATLKVLTEIQSKLGLKNPNVFQKSFRRNNLNIVIEEISDKYQRIYDILRLNQKSGIIYTRTRKEAEELTYFLSSKGISNVDFFHAGISPKEKMAKQKKWINSQSNVLVSTNAFGMGIDKDNVRFVIHFSPSASIENYYQEIGRAGRNGHQSFAFMFWNQQELNNFDQILANQIPTKKEFTAIVSYIYSAFQVADGELPEQTFQLHIDRVKRFTKYSTPKIKNVLNFLHNQELIFHNEYKSLSTLELKIKPEEIDLLPRKESYLIELLLRNIAGLSSHKVHFSEVALAAKIGADIQQLKESIKDLQKQSYLEYIDGSLSSIKFLKHRNDRLISGKYWILFEQIQKNKIQKWEEMKFFTKDERYCKMKLILSYFDEKNIKNCGQCHVCKRNTESIFGSSVSRDIVTVLEKQPSSLEEIAVQLSFHKKEKILENLIDLLDSGRVKMLNFRTYALA; encoded by the coding sequence ATGATATCCACGAAAGAATTTGAAAAATTGAAATATGAAACCCTGAAATATTTTTGGGGGTACGATTCTTTTCGTGACAGCCAGGAGGATATCATTAATTCAATAATTTCCTGTAAAGACACTTTAGCTCTGCTTCCAACGGGAGCTGGAAAATCCCTCTGCTATCAGTTACCTGCCCTCATTCAACAGGGTACGTGTATTGTAATTTCGCCTTTGGTTGCTTTAATGCGGGATCAGGTCAGCCAGCTGAAAAAAAGGGGAATTGAGGCTGAGTTTCTTTCCTCTGAACTGGAAGAAGCAGAAGCAGAAACCATATTCAATAATTGCAAGGACGGCTTGACAAAACTTCTGTATGTATCTCCAGAAAGGCTGGCAAACGCTCAGTTTTTGCAAAATATTGAAGAAGTTGAAATTTCTTTCATAGCAGTGGATGAGGCACACTGTATATCAGAATGGGGACAGGACTTCCGTCCAAGTTACCAAAATATCAAAACTTTCAAGGAACAGTTTAAAGATGTGCCGTGCCTTGCACTTACTGCAACAGCAACACTTAAAGTTCTTACCGAAATTCAAAGCAAACTTGGATTAAAAAACCCAAATGTGTTTCAGAAAAGTTTCCGGCGGAACAACCTCAATATTGTCATTGAAGAAATTTCAGATAAATATCAACGGATATATGATATCCTAAGGCTTAATCAAAAATCAGGAATCATTTACACCCGGACCAGAAAAGAAGCTGAAGAACTGACTTATTTTTTAAGCTCCAAAGGAATCAGCAATGTTGATTTTTTCCATGCCGGAATTTCTCCAAAAGAAAAGATGGCCAAACAGAAAAAATGGATCAACTCGCAAAGTAATGTTTTGGTCTCCACAAATGCTTTCGGAATGGGCATCGATAAAGATAATGTAAGGTTTGTAATTCATTTTTCACCTTCCGCTTCCATCGAGAATTATTACCAGGAAATTGGACGTGCCGGCAGAAACGGTCATCAAAGCTTTGCATTTATGTTTTGGAATCAGCAGGAACTCAATAATTTTGATCAGATTCTCGCAAACCAAATTCCGACTAAAAAAGAATTCACAGCAATCGTTTCATACATCTATTCTGCCTTTCAGGTGGCTGACGGCGAGTTGCCCGAGCAAACGTTCCAGCTTCATATTGACCGTGTGAAAAGATTTACAAAATACTCCACACCAAAAATTAAAAATGTCCTGAATTTCCTTCACAATCAGGAACTCATTTTCCACAATGAATACAAGAGCCTCTCGACGCTGGAACTAAAGATCAAACCGGAGGAAATTGATTTGTTGCCAAGAAAAGAGTCTTACCTTATCGAACTTTTGCTGCGAAATATCGCAGGGCTTTCCAGCCATAAAGTTCATTTCAGTGAGGTCGCATTAGCAGCAAAAATAGGGGCGGACATTCAACAGTTGAAGGAAAGTATAAAGGATCTTCAAAAGCAAAGTTATCTCGAATATATCGACGGTTCACTTTCAAGTATAAAATTTTTAAAACACCGGAATGACCGCCTGATCTCCGGCAAATATTGGATTCTTTTTGAACAGATTCAGAAAAACAAAATCCAGAAATGGGAGGAAATGAAGTTCTTCACAAAGGATGAACGGTATTGTAAGATGAAGCTTATCCTCTCCTATTTTGATGAAAAAAACATTAAAAACTGCGGCCAATGCCACGTTTGCAAAAGAAATACGGAAAGTATTTTTGGCAGCAGTGTTTCGCGGGATATCGTCACAGTTTTAGAAAAGCAACCCTCATCTTTGGAAGAAATTGCAGTGCAGCTTAGCTTCCATAAGAAAGAAAAAATCCTTGAAAACCTTATAGACCTATTAGATTCCGGACGCGTGAAAATGCTCAATTTCCGTACCTACGCGCTGGCTTAG